Sequence from the Rhodanobacter sp. genome:
CGCCGGCGAAATGCCAGCCGAGATCGATTTCCATGCCGAGCTTTTCGGCCGGCATGAACCGCCCCACCACCGCGAACGCGAGCAGGGTGATGGCGAGGCTGGCCAACGAGAACATGCAGATCGCCGCCAGCTTGCCGAGCAGGATTTTCCAGCGCGCCACCGGATTGGCGAACAGCGGCTCCAGCGACTGCCGCTCGCGCTCGCCCGCGGTGAGGTCGATGGCGAGGTACATGCCGCCCATGAACAGGGTGATCACGAAGAAGTACGGCAGCATGGCGAACATCAACACCGCGCGGGACTGCGGCGTGGCCTGGTCGCGCTTGGCCACCTGCACCGGCCACGCGGTGCCCGGCGACAGGCCGCGCGCCACCAGCCGCATCGCACCCTGCTGGCGCGCGTAAGTCTCCACCAGCTTCTGCACGCGCTCCACCGCGCTGCTCGTGTCCTGCCGCGAGGAGTCGTAGAACATCTCCACCTGCACCGGCTCGCCCTTGCGCCAGGCCTTGCCGTAGTCGGCGGCGATGCGCAGCACCACGTCGGCATCCTGCTTGCGCACGGCCATGCCGGGATCGGCCACCGGTGCGTCCGGCACGATGCCGCCTTCCTTCAGCGCGTCGACCAGGTGCGGCGCGTACTGCGCTCCGATCACCGGCACATGCAGCGGCTGGTCGATCTTGTCCAGCTGCATGTTGACCTGCATGTTGACGAGCATCGCGAACAGCAGCGGCCCCAGCAGCGGACCGGTGAGGAAGGCGCTCATCAGGGTGCGGCGATCGCGCAGGTTCTCGCGCACCTCCTTGAGGAACACGGCGAACGCGGCGCCACCGCGACGGCTTTTCGTGGCCATGGCACTCATGCGGCAAGCCCCTCGTCGGTCCCGATGATCTTCACGAAGGCTTCCTCCAGGTTGGTTTCGCCGGTCTGCGCGCGCAGCGCGTCGGGCGTCTCGTCGGCCACCACGCGGCCGTGCGCAATCACCACGATGCGATCGCACAGCGCCGCCACCTCCTGCATGATGTGGCTGGAAAACAGCACGCAGCGCCCCTCCGCCTTCAGCTGCTGCATGAAGCGGCGCAAGCCGCGCGTGGCCATCACGTCGAGGCCGTTGGTGGGTTCGTCGAGGATCACGTTGCGCGGATCGTGGATCAGCGCGCGGGCAATGGCGGTCTTCACGCGCTGGCCCTGCGAGAAGCCCTCGGTGCGGCGGTCGAGGATGTCGCGCATCTCCAGCGCATCGACCAGCGCGTCGTGCCGGACACGCAGCGTGGCTTCGTCGAGGCCATGCAGGCGCGCGAAGTATTCGATGTTCTCGCGCGCGGTGAGCCGCTTGTACAGGCCGCGCGCATCCGGCAGCACGCCGAGCCGGCGGCGCACCGCCAGCGGATCGTCGGCGGCATCGATGCCGTCCACCAGCACCTGCCCGCGGTCCGGTTTCATCAGCGTGTAGAGCATGCGCAACGTGGTGGTCTTGCCGGCGCCGTTGGGGCCGAGCAGGCCGGTGATCTCGCCGTCGCGCGCGCTGAAACCGACGCCGTCGACGGCTTTCACCGCACCGAACGCCTTGTGCAGGTTCCTCACCTCGATCACGGCTGCGCACTCCGCTTGAAACAGGTATTTCGCCGGGTAGAGAACACGGAAAACACCACCAGCAGTGGCAGCAGAATCTGGCTGGTGACATGCGGCGCATCAAGCACGGCGGCA
This genomic interval carries:
- a CDS encoding ABC transporter permease produces the protein MSAMATKSRRGGAAFAVFLKEVRENLRDRRTLMSAFLTGPLLGPLLFAMLVNMQVNMQLDKIDQPLHVPVIGAQYAPHLVDALKEGGIVPDAPVADPGMAVRKQDADVVLRIAADYGKAWRKGEPVQVEMFYDSSRQDTSSAVERVQKLVETYARQQGAMRLVARGLSPGTAWPVQVAKRDQATPQSRAVLMFAMLPYFFVITLFMGGMYLAIDLTAGERERQSLEPLFANPVARWKILLGKLAAICMFSLASLAITLLAFAVVGRFMPAEKLGMEIDLGWHFAGAVLLLMLPLVLLLASLQTLVAAFAKSYREAQTYISLLMMVPLIPSALLAFLPVKAQPWMYAVPLLGQNLGIMQQLRGDGISAEQLALCLAGTLAVALVAVGITVQLYRSERLAISS
- a CDS encoding ATP-binding cassette domain-containing protein, with protein sequence MIEVRNLHKAFGAVKAVDGVGFSARDGEITGLLGPNGAGKTTTLRMLYTLMKPDRGQVLVDGIDAADDPLAVRRRLGVLPDARGLYKRLTARENIEYFARLHGLDEATLRVRHDALVDALEMRDILDRRTEGFSQGQRVKTAIARALIHDPRNVILDEPTNGLDVMATRGLRRFMQQLKAEGRCVLFSSHIMQEVAALCDRIVVIAHGRVVADETPDALRAQTGETNLEEAFVKIIGTDEGLAA